Part of the Alteracholeplasma palmae J233 genome, ATTAGCAAGACTCACTTGTTTAATATACGAGTTTTTGTCACTTGGCAAAGTAGTGATTTTTTTTCCACCAGCTCCATAATACTCATACTTAACAGGATCCATAACTATAACATTATACTTATTATTTAGTCCTTGTTCTCGTAATTTTAGTCCTTTTTGCTTTATTTTTTCAATTTGATTTTTATTTACAATGAGTAAATTTCTCGGTGTATTTTGAACATAATTATTATAATTATTTTTTTTTATTAATTCAAAAAAATCATCATCGATATTAGGTTTAAGTTTTTTTATATCGTCATATTTATCATCTTTAAGATGCGTATCTATCACACCTACTATTAGATATTCTTCTTGATTGCCCATATCCATATAAAGTTTTAATTTTTCACCAATAATATCTTCTTCCGAATTTATTCTCACTTTAGTATCTTTATTATAATATCCTTTTTTTAAAAAACCTTCATATATTAAATCTGTAATAACGACTTCTTCTGAATTTTCAGGCATATTTCCAACTAATGTCCATCCTAATTTCTCTACTTCTTCTTTTGTTAAATTAACCATTCCAGAAGTATTTGAAGAGTAATATAAATCTTGTCCGTATGTGTCTAGTCTGTCTTCGGGGCTTTCTGGATAAAAATTTGCATGCTGGCGCCCTTGAAAGTATACATATTTAGTAATTAATTCACTATCCATATTTTTAATTTCTTCTAAAAGTATGTTATCTGCACCAAGTCCTATTTTAGGCTGATATATACTACTATATGTGTGTTTTAGAAATAATTCTTTTTGTTTATTTTTTAATGAATTTAAGGCTACTGTTTCTTTATTATAAAAGGATGCGGTTGTTGCCATACCTAAAAATGAAAAGGCTATTGCTGCTAAAAAAATAGAAAAGAAAAGTCTTATTTTTTTATGTTTAAGAGAGCTTAATGCCATTTTCAATGATTTGCTAAAAGGTAATTTAGATTTAATTAGTTGATATGATTCGTGTTCTTCCTTATTAGTTACTTGTTTTGTTTGAGTAAACTTTGACTGCTTTTCTTGTTTAGCTTTATTGATTTTAATTATTGGACTTTCACTTTTAATTTTATCTAAGTAATCATTAATAATATTCAAATCTTCTTTTGTTAATTTATATCCTTTTTCAATTAAAATTTGATTGTCTTCTAATACTATTTTTTCAATAGAATAATCTGAGGTAATTGTTTTTGTTTCATCACTTACTATTCTTCCATCTTTAAATTCAATAATTCTATCACCATAAGTTCTAGCAAAATCAAGATCATGTGAAATAACAATAACCAATTTTTCTTTAGATAGTTTTTTTAATGTTTCAAAAACTTGTTTTCCTGTAGCACTATCAAGCGCACCTGTTGGTTCATCTGCCATAATAATTTCTGGTTCTTTAAATAATGCACGGGCAATCGCAACCC contains:
- a CDS encoding ABC transporter ATP-binding protein/permease encodes the protein MLELKDITKIYKSKKGEDVKALDGINLVFSGKGMVFVVGKSGSGKSTLLNIIGGLDKYSEGDLVIKGKSTKNFSQKDFDSYRNTMIGFVFQEYNILEEFTVAQNIGLALELQGKKATSESVSRILEQVDLVGFGNRKPNELSGGQRQRVAIARALFKEPEIIMADEPTGALDSATGKQVFETLKKLSKEKLVIVISHDLDFARTYGDRIIEFKDGRIVSDETKTITSDYSIEKIVLEDNQILIEKGYKLTKEDLNIINDYLDKIKSESPIIKINKAKQEKQSKFTQTKQVTNKEEHESYQLIKSKLPFSKSLKMALSSLKHKKIRLFFSIFLAAIAFSFLGMATTASFYNKETVALNSLKNKQKELFLKHTYSSIYQPKIGLGADNILLEEIKNMDSELITKYVYFQGRQHANFYPESPEDRLDTYGQDLYYSSNTSGMVNLTKEEVEKLGWTLVGNMPENSEEVVITDLIYEGFLKKGYYNKDTKVRINSEEDIIGEKLKLYMDMGNQEEYLIVGVIDTHLKDDKYDDIKKLKPNIDDDFFELIKKNNYNNYVQNTPRNLLIVNKNQIEKIKQKGLKLREQGLNNKYNVIVMDPVKYEYYGAGGKKITTLPSDKNSYIKQVSLANLYHQEFKDDPEFLDTVNQIFDDMTLEQMSKELNQKFTDKKTAITEYLRVSFALRTINTNFSKQRELWELVKTNYLESSDIKLEEEEFILRGPYQIEIKRFTLKPVGFMFTEDANSPMALTREFIKENLDAYEADAVIALSDKAISDDVLKGLIKRNFSDDSDKITVENPSLAMVIFFDKIIVTLSEVFLWVGVAFALFASLLMLNFISTSVSYKKQEIGILRAIGASSRDVQGIFIKEATIIALIEVFIAVVFTTAVMVYINTNIYNAVSVNFLDFGVIQIGIMLIISLSVAYLSSAIPVFGIARKKPIDAIKGK